A window of the Coprobacter fastidiosus genome harbors these coding sequences:
- a CDS encoding DUF4153 domain-containing protein, which translates to MKERIKSFSRQISGTIKNNTAEITISILCFVSASLIRENVITTNKLYPFVFPLFFVLSYLLNKWFSQGTWRILYYISPLLVFPFFCIDVSDWVFSIEYSVALTIAALMLLIRNWISDNKSFTFQATCYFTHLLQAALLSGCAYFLLIGIYYSVTYIFNIFPQSEYNVSSYLSMICFIIGMPCLFLTFNNRQETLSTQEKKSALEILTNYILSPAILIYTIILYIYFTTIFFSWSLPKGGIAYIVFAFTLITVLAKALQPFLHKQIYNWYYRHYSLISIPAQLMFWIGVLYRVQQYGFTTARVYLVICGSIMSITLLLFLSSKTSRYLYVTALSIILLASFTYIPGITAKNIGIESQQKRVSVLSRNLDLLGENGKLKNISETNSDSLLYDPQYTQLYEAFLYVQHEKGKDFVQKKYGTNLLPEPQERYKDSAYDFVSLPLLDGKTKKIDISMYRSLYPINLSDSCEDISVDTSGKKLLIKDKNDVLLNISFEELQTSLLQKSGLTKNSTKKRFLQQENILTNYETDSLYISFGRIIFDMKTDLTISDLQIDYILRK; encoded by the coding sequence ATGAAAGAACGCATCAAATCATTTTCCCGACAAATATCCGGCACTATAAAAAACAATACGGCAGAGATAACAATCTCGATTCTCTGTTTTGTATCTGCATCTCTCATTCGGGAAAATGTAATTACGACAAACAAATTGTATCCTTTTGTTTTTCCTCTGTTCTTTGTCCTTTCTTATCTTTTAAATAAATGGTTTTCACAAGGGACATGGAGAATCTTATATTATATCTCGCCATTATTGGTATTTCCTTTTTTCTGTATAGATGTTTCTGATTGGGTTTTCTCCATAGAATATTCCGTTGCACTTACCATCGCAGCTCTTATGCTCCTCATCCGAAACTGGATTTCCGACAATAAATCTTTTACGTTCCAGGCAACTTGCTATTTTACCCATCTGCTTCAAGCGGCTCTCCTAAGCGGATGCGCATACTTCTTATTAATCGGCATTTATTACTCCGTCACTTACATCTTCAATATATTTCCCCAAAGCGAGTATAACGTTTCTTCCTATTTATCTATGATATGTTTCATTATAGGAATGCCCTGCCTATTTTTAACATTCAATAACCGACAAGAAACCTTATCGACTCAAGAAAAAAAATCTGCTCTGGAAATACTTACAAATTATATACTATCTCCTGCGATACTCATATACACGATCATACTATACATATATTTTACGACTATTTTCTTTTCGTGGAGCTTACCTAAAGGCGGAATTGCATATATAGTATTCGCTTTTACGCTAATTACGGTATTGGCAAAGGCCTTGCAACCATTTTTACACAAACAAATATACAACTGGTATTACAGACATTACAGTCTGATCTCTATCCCAGCCCAGCTCATGTTTTGGATAGGAGTACTATATCGGGTTCAACAATACGGATTTACGACAGCACGAGTTTATCTGGTTATCTGTGGATCTATTATGTCGATAACACTACTTTTATTCTTATCAAGCAAAACCAGCCGGTACTTATACGTTACAGCTCTGTCTATCATACTACTCGCAAGTTTCACTTATATTCCGGGAATAACAGCTAAAAACATCGGTATAGAATCCCAACAGAAGAGAGTAAGTGTTTTATCTCGGAACTTAGACCTTTTAGGAGAAAATGGAAAATTAAAAAATATATCGGAAACAAATAGCGACAGTCTGCTGTACGACCCGCAATACACACAACTATACGAAGCTTTTTTATACGTACAACACGAAAAAGGAAAAGATTTCGTACAGAAAAAATACGGTACGAATTTACTTCCTGAACCACAAGAAAGATATAAGGACTCTGCCTATGATTTCGTTTCATTGCCTCTACTCGATGGAAAAACAAAAAAAATAGATATCAGTATGTATCGATCTCTGTACCCGATAAATCTAAGTGACAGTTGCGAAGATATCAGCGTCGATACTTCCGGGAAAAAATTACTGATCAAAGACAAAAATGACGTTTTACTAAATATCAGTTTCGAGGAATTGCAAACATCGTTACTTCAAAAATCAGGACTTACAAAAAATTCCACAAAAAAGAGATTCTTACAGCAAGAAAATATACTCACAAATTACGAAACTGATTCTTTATACATATCTTTCGGACGAATAATATTCGATATGAAAACTGATCTGACAATAAGCGACCTGCAAATAGATTATATTCTCCGAAAATAG
- a CDS encoding Crp/Fnr family transcriptional regulator, translated as MDSMDSMYDVLLQLPLFQGVSRAKISELIEKTKFHFLKYKSGEQIVSKGEECTHLKFLISGCVRSEMVNKSGKIRVSEVLCAPNVLSPNHLFGRNTNYPSDLYAVEETGIMQIDKQTFIRIMQDESIILINLLNIISRRSQKSVETFLALSSGNVKERLAFWVLCFTQRKSIDVRVICKQKDLYTFFGVQRSVFMNALNELKEDGIIDYSTREITILDREKLKAILTTDDDD; from the coding sequence ATGGATTCGATGGACAGCATGTATGACGTTTTGCTGCAACTTCCGTTATTTCAGGGAGTCAGCAGAGCAAAAATTTCAGAGCTTATCGAGAAAACAAAATTTCATTTTCTCAAATATAAATCGGGAGAACAAATCGTATCAAAGGGAGAAGAGTGTACACACTTGAAATTCCTGATATCCGGATGCGTACGTTCAGAAATGGTCAACAAAAGCGGAAAGATTCGTGTTTCGGAAGTCCTTTGCGCTCCGAACGTATTGTCGCCCAATCACCTATTCGGCAGGAATACAAATTATCCATCCGATCTCTATGCTGTAGAAGAGACAGGAATCATGCAAATCGATAAGCAAACATTTATCCGCATCATGCAGGATGAATCGATTATCCTTATAAACCTGTTGAACATCATATCGAGGCGTTCCCAGAAAAGTGTCGAAACATTTCTCGCACTTTCTTCCGGAAATGTAAAAGAACGCTTGGCATTTTGGGTACTCTGCTTTACACAGCGCAAGTCGATAGACGTAAGGGTAATATGCAAACAAAAAGATTTGTACACATTTTTCGGAGTACAACGTTCTGTTTTTATGAATGCACTAAACGAATTGAAAGAAGACGGCATCATCGATTACTCGACTCGTGAGATTACTATCCTCGACCGGGAAAAACTTAAAGCCATTCTTACCACAGATGATGACGATTAA
- a CDS encoding MarC family protein, translated as MDNLLHFDIQEVISAFVVLFAVIDITGLVPIIIDLKEKGNEINAGKAAFYSLFSFIVFLFMGNMMLQLFHVDISSFAIAGSLVIFVMAIEMIFGVEIFKMDGPAGSATIVPIVFPLIAGAGSFTTLLSLRALYSLLDIIIALVLNILIIYIVIKRVNIIEKLLGKGGVYVLRKFFGIILLAISVRMFIDNLTKLLSTLL; from the coding sequence ATGGATAATCTATTGCATTTTGACATTCAGGAGGTAATCAGTGCCTTTGTCGTTTTATTTGCTGTGATTGATATAACGGGGCTGGTTCCTATTATTATCGATTTAAAAGAAAAAGGGAATGAAATTAATGCAGGCAAGGCTGCATTTTATTCTTTATTTTCTTTTATTGTTTTTCTTTTTATGGGAAACATGATGTTACAACTTTTTCATGTAGATATATCTTCCTTTGCCATTGCCGGTTCGTTAGTGATTTTCGTAATGGCTATAGAGATGATTTTTGGCGTGGAGATTTTTAAGATGGACGGGCCTGCTGGTTCTGCGACAATAGTTCCGATTGTTTTTCCGTTGATTGCCGGGGCAGGTTCTTTTACGACATTGCTTTCTTTGCGGGCGTTGTATAGCTTGCTTGATATAATAATAGCATTGGTCCTTAATATTTTAATAATTTATATTGTAATAAAGCGAGTCAATATTATCGAGAAGTTGTTGGGTAAGGGAGGTGTTTATGTACTTCGAAAATTCTTTGGGATTATTCTATTGGCTATTTCTGTAAGAATGTTTATCGACAATCTCACCAAACTATTATCCACTCTTTTATAA
- a CDS encoding complex I subunit 4 family protein, which yields MNFLSLFVLIPLLMMVGLALSKEMKQIRLVAVTGSAIQLLLAIGLVALYLCERSAGNTAEMLFLADTVWYAPLNIHYAVGVDGVSVAMILLSAIIVFAGVFASWKIDPLPKEFFLWLILLSIGVFGFFISINLFTMFMFYEIALIPMYLLIGVWGSGNKNYAAMKLTLMLMGGSALLLVGILGIYFHSSADGHLTMNILEIAKNNAIPMSAQYLFFPLTFIGFGVLGAMFPFHTWSPDGHASAPTAVSMLHAGVLMKLGGYGCFRVAMYLMPQATQELSWIFLILTGISVVYGAFSACVQKDLKYINAYSSVSHCGLVLFALLMWNTTAMTGAVLQMLSHGLMTALFFALIGMIYGRTHTRDIREMGGLMKIMPFLSTCYVIAGFASLGLPGLSGFVAEMTVFVGAFQWTDTFHRAFTIIACTSIVITAVYILRVVGKLLYGKVENEHHLSLTDATWFERLSAISLIVSVAALGIAPSWVSNMISNSMEVISQRILQYI from the coding sequence ATGAATTTTTTATCTTTATTTGTGCTTATTCCTCTTTTGATGATGGTCGGGTTGGCCTTGTCGAAAGAGATGAAACAGATACGATTGGTAGCCGTAACGGGTTCAGCCATTCAATTATTATTAGCAATAGGTTTAGTTGCGCTCTATTTGTGTGAGCGTTCTGCTGGAAATACAGCGGAGATGCTGTTTCTTGCCGATACCGTCTGGTATGCGCCTCTGAATATCCATTATGCGGTGGGTGTCGATGGCGTTTCGGTGGCGATGATTTTGCTTTCTGCAATTATTGTTTTTGCAGGGGTCTTTGCTTCTTGGAAAATAGATCCTCTACCAAAAGAATTTTTCCTTTGGCTTATACTGTTATCGATCGGAGTATTCGGGTTCTTCATTTCTATTAACTTGTTTACGATGTTTATGTTCTATGAGATCGCTTTGATTCCGATGTACCTATTGATCGGAGTTTGGGGAAGCGGTAATAAGAATTATGCGGCAATGAAGCTGACCTTGATGCTTATGGGAGGATCTGCGTTATTGCTTGTCGGTATATTGGGTATTTATTTTCATTCCTCAGCCGATGGACATTTGACTATGAATATATTGGAAATTGCAAAAAATAATGCGATTCCGATGAGTGCCCAGTATCTTTTCTTCCCTTTGACATTTATCGGTTTCGGAGTGTTAGGAGCGATGTTCCCGTTCCATACATGGTCTCCTGATGGTCATGCTTCTGCTCCGACGGCGGTTTCTATGTTGCATGCCGGTGTGTTGATGAAGCTTGGAGGATACGGATGTTTTAGGGTAGCGATGTACTTGATGCCTCAGGCAACACAAGAACTTTCTTGGATATTTTTGATTTTAACCGGTATCAGTGTTGTTTACGGAGCATTTAGTGCTTGTGTACAAAAAGACTTGAAATATATCAATGCGTATTCTTCTGTAAGTCACTGCGGTTTGGTGCTGTTTGCATTGCTAATGTGGAATACTACAGCTATGACCGGAGCTGTATTGCAAATGTTGTCTCATGGTTTGATGACGGCCCTTTTCTTTGCGTTGATCGGTATGATTTACGGTCGTACGCATACTCGGGATATTCGGGAGATGGGCGGTCTTATGAAAATTATGCCATTCCTTTCGACTTGTTATGTAATTGCCGGTTTTGCTTCTTTAGGACTTCCGGGATTAAGTGGTTTTGTTGCAGAAATGACAGTATTTGTCGGAGCTTTCCAATGGACGGATACTTTCCATAGAGCCTTTACTATCATTGCTTGTACCTCCATTGTAATTACGGCTGTATATATCCTTCGAGTAGTAGGAAAACTGCTTTATGGTAAAGTCGAGAATGAACATCATTTGTCTCTTACCGATGCAACTTGGTTCGAACGGCTTTCGGCAATATCTTTGATCGTTTCGGTTGCTGCTTTAGGTATCGCTCCTTCTTGGGTATCTAATATGATCAGCAATAGTATGGAAGTAATTAGTCAACGCATTTTACAATATATCTAA
- a CDS encoding zinc metallopeptidase, with product MIYVIFIVFALISFGVQKTLQNKFENYSKVPIPNGLTGKDIAEKMLHDNGIYNVTVTSVDGKLTDHYNPENHTVNLSHEVYHGNSVAAAAVAAHECGHAVQHATAYAFLNMRSKLVPIVSFASHWVQWVLLAGIILLQSFPQLMLFGIILFALTTLFSFVTLPVEINASARALAWLDRAGITNVSTHDKAKDALKWAAYTYVVAALSSLATLVYYILLFLGSRSDD from the coding sequence ATGATTTATGTTATTTTCATTGTCTTTGCTTTGATTAGTTTCGGAGTGCAAAAGACATTGCAAAACAAATTCGAAAACTATTCTAAAGTACCTATTCCAAATGGTCTGACAGGAAAAGATATAGCCGAAAAGATGTTGCATGATAACGGTATTTATAATGTTACCGTTACTTCTGTTGACGGGAAATTGACAGATCACTATAATCCGGAGAATCATACGGTAAATTTAAGCCATGAGGTTTATCATGGTAATAGTGTTGCTGCTGCTGCAGTAGCGGCTCATGAGTGCGGACATGCCGTGCAACATGCTACTGCTTATGCGTTTTTGAATATGAGATCCAAATTAGTTCCTATTGTGAGTTTTGCGTCGCATTGGGTACAATGGGTGCTGTTGGCGGGTATTATATTGTTGCAGAGTTTTCCGCAGCTTATGCTTTTCGGGATTATCTTGTTCGCATTGACTACATTGTTCAGTTTTGTGACGCTTCCGGTAGAAATAAATGCGAGTGCAAGAGCTTTAGCTTGGCTTGACAGAGCAGGGATAACAAATGTAAGTACACATGATAAAGCCAAAGATGCTCTTAAATGGGCAGCATATACATATGTAGTGGCGGCTCTTAGTTCATTGGCTACATTGGTATATTATATTCTTTTGTTTTTAGGATCACGAAGTGACGACTGA
- a CDS encoding NADH-quinone oxidoreductase subunit N, with product MDYSNFLGMRDELSLLVVIVLLFLYDTFGSVKSLKCFSATACVLLLAHTIFTIVPGEQVSLFGGMYQSGPATSVIKTILNIGTLLVLIQASSWIKNEDVIIRRGEYYVLTLITLLGMYLMTSSGNFLLFFLGLETASLPITALVAMEKYKHDSHEAAAKYVFIAVFSSALMLLGISYLYGIGGTLYFDDLSYMLGVSPLLIVGLVFFIAGLGFKLSLVPFHLWTADVYQGAPTSVTAYLSVISKGAAAFTFMMILYKVFGSVECIWQGILYALIILTITIGNLFAIRQQNLKRFLAFSSISQAGYIMLGVISNTGLGLTSLSYYVLVYIFSNLAAFGVISVIENRTGKVNMDDYNGLYKTNPKLSIAMMLAMFSLAGIPPFAGFFSKFFIFYAAAEQGFYILVLIALINTVISLYYYLLVVKAMFIKQDECVVENFRSDNASRLSISLCVLGIVVIGLISGIYDQIFEYSHGLFGF from the coding sequence ATGGATTATTCAAATTTTTTAGGAATGCGGGATGAGCTATCATTATTGGTAGTTATCGTACTCCTGTTTTTATATGATACATTCGGGTCGGTTAAAAGCTTGAAATGCTTTTCTGCGACAGCTTGTGTTTTATTATTAGCGCATACAATATTTACGATTGTTCCGGGAGAACAAGTGTCTCTTTTCGGTGGCATGTATCAGTCGGGACCGGCTACATCGGTAATTAAGACCATACTCAATATCGGAACATTACTCGTTTTGATACAGGCTTCGTCTTGGATTAAAAACGAAGATGTGATAATTCGTCGCGGAGAATATTATGTGTTGACGCTTATTACGCTTTTGGGTATGTATTTAATGACTTCTTCGGGAAACTTTTTATTGTTTTTTCTCGGACTCGAAACAGCTTCTTTGCCTATCACTGCTTTGGTCGCTATGGAAAAATACAAACATGATTCTCATGAAGCCGCCGCTAAATATGTATTTATTGCCGTATTTTCATCTGCTTTGATGCTATTGGGTATTTCTTATTTGTATGGAATAGGGGGGACTCTTTATTTTGATGATTTGAGTTATATGCTCGGTGTGTCGCCTTTGCTCATCGTAGGGTTAGTCTTTTTTATTGCCGGATTGGGATTCAAGCTGTCTTTAGTTCCTTTCCATTTATGGACGGCAGATGTTTATCAAGGAGCGCCGACTTCGGTAACTGCTTATCTGTCTGTTATCTCTAAGGGAGCTGCAGCTTTTACCTTTATGATGATATTGTATAAAGTATTTGGTTCTGTCGAATGTATTTGGCAGGGTATTTTATATGCATTGATTATTCTCACGATTACAATAGGTAACTTGTTTGCGATTCGTCAACAAAATCTGAAAAGATTTCTTGCTTTTTCTTCTATTTCGCAAGCCGGTTATATTATGTTGGGCGTTATATCGAATACAGGTTTAGGCTTAACATCGCTGAGTTATTATGTATTGGTCTATATCTTCTCCAATCTTGCTGCTTTCGGAGTGATATCGGTTATTGAAAATCGGACGGGAAAAGTAAATATGGATGATTATAATGGCCTTTATAAGACTAATCCTAAACTAAGTATTGCGATGATGCTGGCTATGTTCTCATTAGCTGGTATTCCTCCTTTTGCCGGTTTTTTCAGCAAGTTCTTTATCTTTTATGCCGCAGCCGAACAAGGTTTTTATATTCTTGTATTGATAGCTCTTATTAATACGGTTATTTCATTATACTATTATTTATTGGTGGTTAAGGCCATGTTTATCAAACAAGATGAATGTGTAGTTGAGAATTTCCGTTCCGATAATGCTTCTCGTTTGAGTATATCACTTTGCGTATTGGGTATTGTTGTGATCGGTTTGATCAGCGGAATATATGATCAAATATTTGAGTATAGCCATGGGCTATTCGGCTTTTGA
- a CDS encoding glycogen debranching enzyme N-terminal domain-containing protein: MSYLKFDKSLMINLEQSLPKEMLRTNKSGAYHCTTIVDCNTRKQHGLLVIPIPEMDNDSHVLLSSFDETVIQHGAPFNLGLHKYQGDCFSPNGHKYIREFDCESVPKTVYRVGGVILSKEKVFISHENRILIKYTLLDAHSETTLQFRPFLAFRNANALCIENDRINRHYEQALNGVSFCLYEGYPALYLQFNKEVSFVSDPYWNKGIEYVKDQERGYDYKEDLYVPGYFELPIKKGESIIFSAGVGEIKPRSLSMMYNREMKLRTYRNSFFNCLKNSAQQFYLKKQKDNYLLAGYPWFGVRARDLFIALPGCTLAVGDVETFDSIMHTAMRALKAFMEKGVRSEVIQGIDYPDILLWAVWSLQQYAKETSLEHCTAKYGTLITEIVDYIIKNKHPNLFLHENGLLYSNGHDVPISWMDAVAYGKPIIPRSGYLVEFNALWYNILRFSASLIADKPEQRVIVDRLNALGDKLALSFKDMFLNDYGYLFDYVDGNFADWSVRPNMLFALSLDYSPLDKKERKKALDVVTRELLTPKGIRTLSPKSHGYSPTYLGNEAERENAYYQGPARPWLMGAYAEAYLKIFGLSGVSFLERMLIGYEEEMSNNCIGTISELFDGNPPYMGRGAISFAVNVGEILRVLSLLKKYNHF, from the coding sequence ATGAGTTATCTGAAGTTTGACAAAAGTTTGATGATTAACTTGGAACAGTCTCTTCCTAAAGAGATGTTACGTACAAACAAATCGGGAGCTTATCATTGTACGACGATTGTTGATTGTAACACTCGAAAACAACACGGATTATTGGTAATTCCTATTCCGGAGATGGATAATGACTCTCATGTTCTTTTATCATCATTCGATGAAACCGTGATACAACACGGTGCTCCTTTTAATTTAGGTTTACATAAATATCAGGGAGATTGTTTCAGCCCTAACGGACATAAATATATCCGTGAGTTCGATTGTGAATCAGTTCCCAAAACTGTATATCGGGTGGGGGGTGTAATTTTAAGTAAGGAAAAAGTTTTTATTTCGCATGAAAACCGGATTTTGATTAAATACACATTGTTAGATGCCCATTCTGAAACGACGTTACAGTTCCGTCCTTTTCTTGCTTTTAGAAATGCGAATGCTCTTTGTATTGAGAATGACAGGATCAACCGTCATTATGAACAGGCTTTGAATGGTGTTAGCTTTTGTCTTTATGAAGGGTATCCAGCATTGTATTTACAGTTCAATAAAGAGGTTAGTTTCGTCAGTGATCCATATTGGAATAAGGGCATTGAATATGTTAAAGATCAGGAACGAGGATATGACTATAAAGAAGATCTGTATGTTCCCGGATATTTCGAATTACCTATAAAGAAAGGCGAAAGTATTATATTTTCCGCCGGAGTAGGAGAGATAAAACCTCGATCTTTGAGCATGATGTATAATAGGGAAATGAAGTTACGGACTTATCGTAACAGTTTCTTTAATTGCCTGAAAAATTCTGCACAACAATTTTATCTGAAAAAACAAAAAGATAATTATCTGTTGGCGGGTTATCCTTGGTTTGGTGTTCGGGCTAGAGATCTGTTTATCGCTCTTCCCGGATGTACATTGGCTGTAGGGGATGTAGAAACATTCGACTCTATCATGCATACTGCGATGCGGGCGTTAAAAGCCTTTATGGAGAAAGGTGTTCGGAGTGAAGTAATTCAAGGAATAGACTATCCCGATATTCTTTTATGGGCAGTATGGTCATTGCAACAATATGCCAAGGAAACATCTCTTGAACATTGTACGGCAAAATACGGAACTTTAATTACCGAAATTGTCGATTATATAATCAAAAACAAGCATCCGAATCTTTTTTTGCATGAAAACGGATTATTATACAGTAATGGACATGACGTTCCTATTTCATGGATGGATGCGGTAGCCTATGGAAAACCTATTATACCGCGTAGTGGTTATTTAGTTGAATTTAATGCATTGTGGTATAATATACTACGTTTTTCAGCCTCATTGATTGCGGATAAGCCGGAACAGAGGGTTATTGTGGATCGGTTGAATGCTTTGGGTGATAAACTTGCTTTGTCATTTAAAGATATGTTTTTAAATGATTATGGGTATTTGTTCGATTATGTCGATGGAAATTTTGCAGATTGGAGTGTTCGTCCCAACATGCTGTTCGCTCTTTCGCTCGATTACTCTCCATTAGATAAAAAAGAACGGAAAAAAGCGTTGGATGTAGTTACCCGAGAACTGTTGACTCCGAAAGGTATCCGTACATTAAGCCCTAAAAGTCATGGATATTCTCCTACTTATTTGGGGAATGAAGCAGAACGGGAGAATGCTTATTATCAAGGTCCGGCCCGACCATGGTTGATGGGAGCTTATGCAGAGGCGTATCTCAAGATATTCGGGTTGAGCGGAGTTTCATTTTTGGAACGGATGTTGATCGGCTATGAAGAGGAGATGTCTAATAATTGTATCGGAACAATTTCCGAGTTATTTGACGGAAATCCTCCTTACATGGGACGTGGAGCTATCAGTTTTGCGGTGAATGTAGGAGAGATATTGAGAGTATTGAGTTTATTAAAAAAATACAACCATTTTTAA
- a CDS encoding glycosyltransferase family 4 protein, translated as MKALMFGWEFPPHILGGLGTASYGLTKGMSECGNMDITFVIPKPWGDEDKSFAHIVGACNTPIAWRDVSWEQIRDRLGRYMDPQEYFNLRDHIYADFNYMHLNDLGCIEFSGRYPDNLLEEINNYSIVAGVIARTYPCDVIHSHDWLTYPAGIHAKQVTGKPLVIHVHATDFDRSRGNVNPTVYAIEKDGMNQADHIITVSNLTRKTVIEKYNIDPAKVTTVHNAVEPLSEEIKAINIPRNTKEKVVTFLGRITMQKGPEYFVEAAAQVLRKNNNVRFVMAGSGDMMNKMIRLAAQRNISDHFHFTGFLKGKQVYEMLKASDVYVMPSVSEPFGISPLEAMQVGVPSIISKQSGCAEILTNAIKTDYWDVDAMADAIYSIITYPAMYQQLKIEGKKEVDEIKWVYAGQKVIDIYNKVIYR; from the coding sequence ATGAAAGCACTCATGTTCGGGTGGGAATTTCCACCGCATATTCTCGGAGGCTTGGGAACTGCCAGCTATGGACTTACCAAAGGTATGTCTGAATGCGGAAATATGGATATTACGTTTGTTATACCCAAGCCGTGGGGAGATGAAGATAAAAGTTTTGCCCATATTGTAGGAGCATGTAATACACCGATTGCTTGGCGTGATGTTTCTTGGGAACAAATACGAGATCGGTTAGGACGATATATGGATCCTCAAGAATATTTTAATCTGAGAGATCATATTTATGCAGATTTCAATTATATGCATCTTAATGATTTGGGATGTATAGAATTTTCGGGTCGATATCCTGATAACCTGTTGGAAGAAATCAATAATTATTCTATTGTTGCCGGAGTGATTGCCAGAACCTATCCTTGCGATGTGATTCATTCTCATGACTGGCTTACTTATCCGGCAGGGATTCATGCCAAACAAGTGACCGGAAAGCCATTGGTAATACATGTACATGCGACAGATTTCGATCGGAGTCGGGGAAATGTAAATCCTACGGTCTATGCCATAGAAAAGGATGGTATGAATCAGGCAGATCATATTATCACCGTAAGTAATTTGACACGTAAGACGGTTATTGAAAAATATAATATCGATCCGGCCAAGGTAACAACCGTTCATAATGCCGTCGAGCCGTTGAGTGAGGAAATCAAGGCTATTAATATACCTCGCAATACAAAAGAAAAAGTCGTAACGTTCTTAGGGCGCATTACGATGCAGAAAGGTCCTGAATATTTTGTAGAGGCTGCGGCTCAGGTATTGCGGAAAAATAATAATGTACGTTTCGTTATGGCGGGAAGCGGGGATATGATGAATAAGATGATACGCCTCGCCGCTCAACGCAATATTTCGGATCATTTTCATTTTACAGGTTTCCTTAAAGGAAAGCAGGTTTATGAAATGTTGAAAGCGAGCGATGTTTATGTAATGCCTTCTGTCTCTGAACCGTTCGGGATATCTCCTCTTGAAGCCATGCAGGTGGGAGTTCCCTCTATTATCTCGAAACAATCGGGATGTGCGGAAATTTTGACGAATGCAATAAAGACCGATTATTGGGATGTTGATGCGATGGCAGATGCTATTTACTCGATAATTACCTATCCTGCAATGTACCAGCAATTAAAGATTGAAGGGAAAAAAGAGGTCGATGAGATCAAATGGGTGTATGCCGGTCAAAAAGTAATTGACATTTATAATAAAGTAATTTACCGATAG
- a CDS encoding 4Fe-4S binding protein: protein MTVSFSHIRLFTAFVPALSTLFLLSVVAVKVPGLFLGERFFRGGCWLQVVLAAAYAFLLCWKMQDIRLRARWRRYSWLIFSFSFFGQLLLGIMCDSIFLLSGELHFPIPMMIIGGAVYRWEFGFMPLLLILTILLSGPAWCSHLCYFGALDNMVAGHLSLPPKPYKFFLPARYTILVLTVIVALVAKWSGLSYVAISGIVVLFGITGFFVMILSYKRHMMVHCSGYCPVAALVSLGKYISPFRFKINKEACTLCGACICRCRYGALSKAQIKTGKPGINCSYCGDCISACNHGALQYAFLNMNADHSQRIWLMIVITLQSCFLAIARV, encoded by the coding sequence ATGACCGTATCTTTTTCCCATATACGGTTATTTACGGCATTTGTTCCTGCGTTATCGACTTTATTCTTGTTATCGGTTGTCGCAGTAAAAGTTCCAGGTCTATTTTTAGGTGAAAGGTTTTTTAGGGGCGGATGTTGGCTACAAGTAGTATTGGCTGCGGCTTATGCTTTTTTGTTATGCTGGAAAATGCAGGATATTCGTTTGAGAGCTCGTTGGAGAAGATATAGTTGGCTGATATTCTCTTTTTCCTTTTTCGGGCAACTTTTGTTGGGGATTATGTGCGACTCTATATTTCTTTTGTCCGGAGAGTTGCATTTTCCTATCCCGATGATGATAATCGGAGGGGCTGTTTATCGTTGGGAATTTGGGTTTATGCCTCTTTTACTTATTCTTACTATCTTGTTGTCAGGACCGGCATGGTGCAGTCATCTTTGTTATTTCGGTGCATTAGATAATATGGTTGCAGGACATTTATCATTACCCCCAAAACCTTATAAATTTTTTCTGCCGGCACGATATACTATATTGGTATTGACTGTTATTGTGGCTTTGGTTGCCAAATGGAGCGGATTATCGTATGTGGCGATATCCGGAATAGTTGTTTTATTCGGTATTACAGGTTTTTTTGTTATGATCCTCTCCTATAAAAGACATATGATGGTGCACTGTTCTGGCTATTGTCCGGTCGCTGCTTTGGTATCTTTAGGAAAATATATTTCTCCTTTTCGTTTCAAGATAAATAAAGAAGCTTGCACTTTGTGTGGGGCTTGTATCTGTAGATGTCGTTATGGGGCATTATCGAAAGCGCAAATAAAAACCGGCAAACCGGGAATAAATTGTTCTTACTGTGGAGATTGTATTTCTGCGTGCAATCATGGAGCTTTACAGTATGCTTTTCTGAATATGAATGCAGATCATTCTCAAAGAATATGGCTGATGATAGTGATTACTTTGCAATCTTGCTTTTTAGCTATAGCCCGGGTATAG